TGCAGAAGCGAGCCCGGAGTCTGGCTAAGAAAAACGGGACGACTTTGAGTGGGCTTATTCGAAAACAATTGGAGCAAGCGGTGACGGAGGATGGAGGTGCGACTCAAATCCGAAGTGAGGACCCGCTATTCAGCAATTGGAAAC
This is a stretch of genomic DNA from Verrucomicrobiota bacterium. It encodes these proteins:
- a CDS encoding ribbon-helix-helix domain-containing protein codes for the protein MNKTTILLPDDLQKRARSLAKKNGTTLSGLIRKQLEQAVTEDGGATQIRSEDPLFSNWKPSDADIPSDMSVNHDRYLYGE